One genomic region from Nymphaea colorata isolate Beijing-Zhang1983 chromosome 10, ASM883128v2, whole genome shotgun sequence encodes:
- the LOC126410485 gene encoding uncharacterized protein LOC126410485 yields the protein MAEAMGTQKDAVLDTGSASKTENVPLQVTSIRLTKDNYLSWSAALEIGITSRGRLSYITGDKPAPIKSDPQWATWALEDSQVKVWIISSVSSDIQPLILRKPTSFDMWTVLAKMYGRKKRHLRTYQIKRSIYSLTQGDLSVAAFYAALKTKWEELDYHVTDEWTCGSDHSLYWEKEWMDRTFLFLGGLRDEFESIRGQILNGDEIPGIEEVYARVESEEQRRQVMHLDTGHGPSAFVSRASGTGQRPARHCTHCHKLGHSVDFCWDLHPEKRLVRGRPPSGKRSSSVSDSSQSNSSSGAKSKLSPAQLKELQAYISRLSTTPEESSTSEGAQLAQALVASTDQGLGDGEEDWDWFGY from the exons atggcagaagcgatggggactcaaaaagatgccgttcttgacacgggcagcgcctccaagactgagaacgtgccgctccaggtcacctccatccgtctgaccaaggacaattacctatcttggtctgccgctctcgagattgggattactagtcgtgggcgtctctcttacatcactggcgacaaacctgcgcccatcaaatctgatcctcaatgggcgacgtgggcgttggaggacagccaagtgaaggtgtggattatcagctccgtgtcatccgatattcagcccctcattctgcggaagccgacctcttttgatatgtggactgtgcttgcaaagatgtatggtcgcaagaagagacatttgcgcacctatcagattaaacgcagtatttactctctgacacagggtgatttgtctgttgctgccttctatgctgccctgaagaccaagtgGGAGGagttagattatcatgtgactgatgagtggacatgcggttcagatcattccctctactgggaaaaggaatggatggaccgtacgtttctgtttctgggaggcctgcgggatgaatttgagtctattcgtggccagattcttaatggtgatgagattccggggatagaggaagtatatgctcgtgttgaatctgaagaacaacgtcgccaagtgatgcatcttgacaccggtcatggcccttctgcctttgtcagccgtgcctcagggactgggcagcgtcctgcccgacattgcactcattgccacaagttggggcattcggtggatttctgttgggatcttcatcccgagaagagactggtccgaggtcgtcctccctctggcaagcgtagctcttctgtgtctgattccagtcagagcaattcttctagtggtgcaaagtccaagttgtcccctgctcaactcaaggagctacaggcgtacatcagccgtctatctactacccctgaggagtcctccacgtctgaaggggctcagctagcccaagctctcgttgcctcgactgatcaag gacttggtgacggggaagaagattgggattggttcggttactga